In one Nicotiana sylvestris chromosome 8, ASM39365v2, whole genome shotgun sequence genomic region, the following are encoded:
- the LOC138875438 gene encoding uncharacterized protein has product MHTRFTSIINELHSLGEVIPRNKLVRKILSILPSSWESKVNVITEAKDLQEPTIDKLVGNLKTYEMKRKIDSERREPKKKKNLVLKVESNDSSEKDSDMTYLIKRFQKMVRRNGGILKKGNSSRLKNYDLCHKCEKPRHFIKDCPLIKQERSKYNPDKAAKRNPVPDKHFKRKRYADNVVKQALTTWGDSSSESEEETDVGDSSMMAVEIEENEYDSTFSLMAQSDDDEDDDNNEISFRDVQINLKSYSPKKLMSLASVLIDAYHSLVEDKDTLTLELGEAEQTRDDLVVCVVDLKERISNLENEKVVLTEKIASVEHERDDLVVVVVDLKETIENFIKEKESLMEKVNAIEQERDDLLVVIIDLKEIIEELVAECRPGNSEKGKEIASEAHIKLEKELVAMRTNLCAELEKNRQIQVELERLKNNLQKSLKQTWSSEAITAMYIC; this is encoded by the coding sequence atgcacacaagattcacttccattataaatgagttacactcacttggtgaagTCATTCCCAGGAACAAGCTCGTGAGGAAAATTCTTAGCATCCTGCCTAGTTCATGGGAAAGTAAAGTGAATGTTATTACTGAAGCAAAAGACCTGCAAGAGCCGACGATAGACAAGCtagttggaaatttgaaaacctacgaaatgaaaagaaagatagacagtgaaagaagagaaccaaagaagaaaaagaacctggtactcaaagttgaaagcaatgactcaagtgagaaGGACAGTGACATGACTTACTTAAtcaaaagatttcagaagatggtcagaagaaatggtGGAATACTAAAAAAGGGCAACTCAAGCAGACTAAAGAACTATGATCTCTGCCATAAATGTGAGAAGCCAAGGCACTTCATCAAAGATTGCCCTCTTATTAAGCAAGAACGCTCCAAATACAATCCTGATAAAGCAGCAaagaggaacccggttcctgaCAAACACTTCAAAAggaagagatatgctgacaatgTGGTGAAGCAAGCTCTTACAACATGGGGAGATTCCTCCAGTGAGTCTGAAGAAGAAACTGATGTAGGTGACAGTTCTATGATGGCagttgaaattgaagaaaatgaatatgattcaACATTTTctttgatggctcaatcagatgatgatgaggatgatgacaATAATGAGATAAGCTTTAGGGATGTTCAGataaatctgaaatcctactcccCTAAGAAACTCATGTCATTAGCAAGTGTATtaattgatgcctatcatagtcttGTTGAGGATAAAGATACCCTGACCTtagaactaggagaagctgaacaaactagagatgatCTGGTAGTGTGTGTAGTTGATCTGAAGGAAAGAATAAGTAATCTTGAGAATGAAAAAGTGGTTCTAACTGAAAAAATTGCTAGTGTGGAACATGAAAGAGATGATTTAGTGGTTGTAGTTGTTGACTTAAAGGAAACCATTGAGAATTTTATTAAAGAAAAAGAGTCCTTAATGGAAAAAGTGAATGCTATTGAGCAGGAGAGAGATGACCTTCTAGTAGTGATTATAGACTTAAAGGAAATAATAGAGGAACTTGTAGCTGAGTGTAGGCCTGGAAATTCTGAAAAGGGGAAAGAGATAGCTAGTGAGgcacacattaagcttgaaaaAGAGTTAGTTGCTATGAGAACTAATTTGTGTGctgaacttgagaaaaataggCAGATCCAAGTAGAACTGGAAAGACTAAAGAATAATCTTCAGAAGTCTCTTAAACAGACCTGGTCCTCGGAAGCTATTACTGCCATGTATATATGTTAA
- the LOC104240583 gene encoding uncharacterized protein, producing MHDFIMTEDFELWDVICDSPYIPTTSVRDLPLMMPKTRKEYTDADRKTMEKNFCAKKILVCGIGPDDYNMISACQTAKEIWEALQIAHEGIIQVKQSTIDKLTTEYELFRMKDD from the coding sequence atgcatgattttattatGACAGAAGACTTTGAGTTGTGGGATGTCATATGTGATAGTCCTTATATCCCAACAACGAGTGTCAGAGATCTTCCATTGATGATGCCAAAGACCAGGAAAGAATACACCGACGCAGATAGGAAAACTATGGAGAAAAATTTTTGTGCCAAGAAAATTTTGGTGTGTGGCATAGGACCTGATGATTACAACATGATCTCGGCTTGTCAAACAgccaaggagatatgggaagctttaCAAATAGCACATGAGGGAATCATTCAAGTAAAGCAATCTACGATTGATAAGCTTACCACTGAGTATGAGCTCTTTAGGATGAAAGACGATTAA